The Pochonia chlamydosporia 170 chromosome 3, whole genome shotgun sequence genome contains the following window.
TGCGAATAAGCTTGATTCTGAAAGTATTGAAATGGACGTGAAGGGGTGTGAAAAGAGATTGGGGcagtgagcagtgagcagtgagcagtgagcagtgagcagtgagcagtgagcagtgagcagtgagcagtgagcagtgagcagTGAGCGGTGTGTAAGTGATGTGATAAGTGGGTGTGTAcgtttgatggcttgagATCGATATTCAGAGACGAGAGATGTAGACATGAAGGCACTAGATTTTAGACATTGacggcagctgcagcagtATGGTGGCCAAGCTTCTTTCCAGGAAGGGGCTTAAGGTGATGTCAAGAGTGTCCAAGTATTCAGATAATGTTTGATCATAAATGGTGGATTGAACTCTACGCCATGAAACTTGCAATGATTTTACTCATTTCAAGAAAGGATAGTTCACGATCACAATTTCAGGTTTCAGCGTTTTGGTGTCTGACTGGCTGATTAACCGATTGGCCGGAAATACACATGCAAGCTAAAGTATGGTGGGCGAGTTTTCTCTTCCACATGTACTACATAGATTCAGCCTCCAGAAGGTTAACAAATAACAGTTGCAGATGATATGTAGAAAAAGCATAAGTACATGTGCTTACAAGACGTCATTTCTCACAAGGAAAACCTGCCAATTCCACAGGTGCATGCAGCTTGTGTTACCATCCAAATGTCACCGTTCCACACCCACACCTAAATCGAAAGTTAACACGCTCAACGCAAGTGCAAATGATTATCATCCCAGATACCACTCAAACACAAGCTCACAACGAATTGGATGGCAGAAGTACTTGTTGAGATGCGAGAAATGGTAGACGCTCATCACACTCACGTGATTCGGTTTTCGCAACCTTGCACTTGCAGTGTGATATGATACATCACAAACCACTGCATCCCCTGACATGGGCATCACACACAACCTCCTCACGGGTTTGCCAAACAGCTCGAAATGTCGTGGATTTTGACAGTCACGGCCTCActgttggcattggccatTACATACCAAGTGACGTCGTTTCTGCGTTTGCGACATGTTCCTGGCCCGTGGTGGGCGGCTTGGACCCCATTCTGGCTTGTGCTCACGCAATTGACTGGCCAGATGCACTTTATCCTCCACGACGTGACCAAGAAATATGGCAAGTAAAATCATCAGTGTCTGCTACAAaatccatctccaacaatAGCTAACTCACTATCCTCACAGGACCCGTGGCAAGAATCGGCCCAAACTGGGTAGTCTGCGGCGATGCCACTGAGCTGCGTCGCATCTGGGCAGTAAGATCTAGCTGGACGCGATCATGGTGGTATCGCGGGATGCGCATAGATCCCTACAGGGACAGCTCCTTTTCCACCGTCGATGACAAGCTGCATAATGCTATCCGGAACAAATTGCTCCCCGGGTACGGCGGCAAAGACGTGGACAATCTGCACCAGCACATCGACGAGCAAGTTGCCAATCTAGTCAGACTAATCGACACAAAGTACATATCAACGGATCAGAAGCACCACAAAACAGTTGATCTAGCTCAAAAAGTGCAGTATTTTGCGCTAGATGTTATATCGACACTGGCATTCGGCAAAACACTAGGCTATCTGGCCGAGGATCAAGACAAGTTTCGGTACATTGAAACGACGAACCAGACCGTGTATATTCTGGTGTCGACTACGCTTATACCCGGCATGATTAGTGTGTTGCAATCCCCGTACCTGAAATGGATCATGCCCCGTATCGAAGACATGGCCGGCATTGGCAACGTGATAAAGTTTGCCAAGGAGACTGTCGGCGAGCGGTACGGCAAGGATCCCGTCGTCAAACAGGATATGCTGGGGTCGTTTGTGAAGCATGGTTTGGATCAAAAGGACAGTGAAACAGAGGCCCTGGTACAGCTTATCGCTGGGTCAGACACAACTGCCACGGCAATCCAATCGACGATGCTGTTCCTCATGACTTCACCGCGGGTATACGCGCGGCTACAAGCTGAAATCGATGACGAAATCAAGAGTGGACACATCTCGTCGCCCATTACTGACGCCGAAGCACGCGGGTTTCCGTACTTGCAGGCCGTTATCCTCGAGGGACTGAGGGTGTTTCCCCCCGCGGCAGCGTTATATCCCAAGGTATCTACCAAGGATGAAGTATTATGTGGTGTGCCCATTCCTGCTGGCACAAATGTCGCGTGGTCGCCTTGGTCAATCATGCGGAATCAGGATATCTTCGGTGAAGACGCGGATTTGTTTCGGCCGGAGCGCTGGCTGGAGGGTTCGGAAAACTCGAAGCTCATGGAGCAAACTGtcatgatggcgtttgcGAGCGGCAGTCGCTGGGAGTGTCTCGGGAGGAATATCGCCATGATTGAATTGAACAAGGTCTATGTGGAGGTGAGTTACAACGTATCCATCGGATATCCTTGCGAGTAGCTAACGTGTCAGCTCCTCCGACGATTTGACTTTACGCTGTTGAATCCAATGAAGCCGTGGAAGTCGTTCAACGCCGGGCTGTTCAGCCAGACTGATCTAAATGTTAGAATTACCCGGAGGGCAAGCTAAACACACCTACTCTGAGTTTCCATCTCAGCACATGCAAAAAAGTTGTGAAGCATATTTGCTTTTGGCGAACCATAGACCATGAGTCTCGAAATATCCAGCATAGCACCATCCGGAATACATATTCCAACCCGTGCTGCAAGATAGTCAGTTTCAATAATTGACAGCAATGTAGTATCAATCGCAGCACCACGACTCAGCATCCATGGTCATAATTGTCCGACATGCAACGCCGTCGCTCATCAGCTGCCAATCGGGTCCTCAACCGTCCACACCCAATCGTGGTTTTTGAAAATTCGAGAACGCCAATACGCACTTTGCTGAACATGCCACGCGACGGAGACGCCAATATATTGAAAAATCTTGCCTCTttcctcacatcaccatgAAACAGTGCCATCCCAAAAATACTACCGAAATCCGTCGGTTTCAAACATTCATTTTTCAACCACGAGCTTTTCAAAAATTGAATGAGCCCACTTTCCCTCACGGGCCTTGTAACTTATCAGTTGGGGAAACCCTGTCGAGCTGAACTGCATCACGCCATGACCCTGCCCTGGTCGTGGAACAATCCGCGCCACCATGGAAATTCAGCGTATCATTGCATATTCAGAGCACCACTAAAATTAAAATATTACCctttccccctcccccctAAAGTGCCAAGGTATACAAAGTTACAAGGCTCAGCCCCGCCCATCTCCAAGGAAAGCCCATGACGTCTTCCACCCAATGAGACCACCTCATCTACGACAAGAGACCTCATACCCCTCGTGCGCAACATTGCAAAATCAAATCATCTGCATATCCCGCAACGGGGAACCAACAAATATTTGATTTTCACCTCGGACCTTGTCCTTTTGTCGGCACTTCCGGCCTCGCATCCTGCACGGCACTCGTTGGGGATTATCATTCGTCGTAGTTTCAGGCCACCCTAGTCATGGACTTTATCAAGAAGATGGCCGATGGGGCTGGCGGCAACGGGGGCAACCAGCCTGCTGGGAGTGGTGagaacaaccagaacaaccagggcggtggtgatggtggtgattttgggAGCAAGATCATGGGCTCTTTTAATAATATGGCTGGTGGGGGTAAACAGGGCGAGGAGAATGAGGATGGGCTTGATAAAGGTATACTGGGAAATGCAACATGCTTCTGGTTTCAGGCTTTTTGCTAACTATTTTTCCCTCTTCCCTTTTAGCCGTCGACTTTGTTCAAGAAAAGTTCCTGGGTAAGGGAGATCAGAGCAACGAGTCTGCTGCCGAACAGGCCAAGGACGAGGCCATCTCCGATTTCATCAGGGACAAGTACAAGGAGACTACTGGAAAGGACTTCTTCGTCGCGGACAAGGATAAGAA
Protein-coding sequences here:
- a CDS encoding benzoate 4-monooxygenase cytochrome P450 (similar to Cordyceps militaris CM01 XP_006670908.1), yielding MLNPKQSRRPQIQPSLRLRWTIVLTRLLFETTSISLLAVTVYIRQKWYRDNPNQQVIPAICAACVAIAADMLLLIFMAHLHTLSGMGHCLDGLAFILSLAGGVTLYLANYTLINGPYAPAEWDEAENIAIVICGIVVIERLFSFVMSGIWSRAKRKLMTEMEASIGDSEAFGYANKLDSERPVARIGPNWVVCGDATELRRIWAVRSSWTRSWWYRGMRIDPYRDSSFSTVDDKLHNAIRNKLLPGYGGKDVDNLHQHIDEQVANLVRLIDTKYISTDQKHHKTVDLAQKVQYFALDVISTLAFGKTLGYLAEDQDKFRYIETTNQTVYILVSTTLIPGMISVLQSPYLKWIMPRIEDMAGIGNVIKFAKETVGERYGKDPVVKQDMLGSFVKHGLDQKDSETEALVQLIAGSDTTATAIQSTMLFLMTSPRVYARLQAEIDDEIKSGHISSPITDAEARGFPYLQAVILEGLRVFPPAAALYPKVSTKDEVLCGVPIPAGTNVAWSPWSIMRNQDIFGEDADLFRPERWLEGSENSKLMEQTVMMAFASGSRWECLGRNIAMIELNKVYVELLRRFDFTLLNPMKPWKSFNAGLFSQTDLNVRITRRAS
- a CDS encoding proteinrelated to DNA damage-responsive protein 48 (similar to Metarhizium robertsii ARSEF 23 XP_007819960.1); this translates as MDFIKKMADGAGGNGGNQPAGSGENNQNNQGGGDGGDFGSKIMGSFNNMAGGGKQGEENEDGLDKAVDFVQEKFLGKGDQSNESAAEQAKDEAISDFIRDKYKETTGKDFFVADKDKKYGA